The Dehalococcoidia bacterium genome includes a window with the following:
- a CDS encoding NADH-quinone oxidoreductase subunit B, which yields MVNPFQPTSNELVSPYGQPRPPSIEGWDTERIEGESIEQLKWSAQEAFPDPSIYVPENLQGNIAVTSIDALLNWSRRSATWPAAFGLACCVFEMIASAMSRFDISRFGMEAMRATPRQADLLIVSGTLTWKMAPAVRRIYDQMAEPKWVIAMGVCATSGGPYYQGYSVVPGVNHIVPVDVYVPGCPPRPDALLYGIMQLHDKIKKYSIRSHAAGVHRS from the coding sequence ATGGTTAACCCATTTCAGCCAACTAGCAACGAACTTGTATCACCTTACGGTCAGCCTCGACCTCCGTCCATTGAAGGTTGGGATACCGAGCGTATTGAAGGTGAATCTATTGAGCAATTAAAATGGAGCGCTCAAGAAGCTTTTCCTGACCCTTCTATTTACGTACCTGAAAATTTGCAAGGTAATATTGCAGTCACCTCTATCGATGCATTACTTAACTGGAGTAGGAGATCTGCCACATGGCCCGCTGCATTTGGTCTAGCATGTTGCGTTTTTGAGATGATTGCCTCAGCGATGTCTCGTTTTGATATATCTCGATTCGGAATGGAAGCAATGCGAGCAACGCCTCGCCAAGCAGATCTTCTAATTGTTTCAGGCACACTGACTTGGAAAATGGCACCAGCTGTTCGAAGAATCTATGATCAGATGGCTGAACCAAAATGGGTAATTGCGATGGGAGTTTGCGCTACGAGCGGTGGTCCATACTATCAAGGCTATAGTGTAGTCCCAGGCGTGAATCACATTGTTCCTGTTGATGTATACGTACCGGGATGCCCACCAAGACCCGATGCTCTACTTTACGGGATCATGCAATTGCATGACAAAATAAAGAAATACAGTATACGTAGTCATGCCGCAGGTGTGCACCGTTCATGA
- a CDS encoding haloacid dehalogenase translates to MSREKKLQEIATISLAEFSKKHELREQAIKVSREIIRNSANAIRAIHRNDLISAKSLIESARNQVADTKTILEDYPELYFTGYTLDAQKEYAEACFVYAVIVKQELPIPGEMQIETSSFLNGLAEGASELRRYILDSLRKEDVSRTEEFMEWMDEVYNLLVLIDFPDALTSGLRRTTDQLRGVLERTRGDLTMTLRQRRLEKLLEALEGKF, encoded by the coding sequence ATGAGCCGAGAAAAAAAACTTCAAGAAATTGCGACAATTTCCCTTGCCGAATTCTCAAAAAAACATGAATTGCGTGAGCAGGCGATCAAGGTTTCACGCGAAATTATAAGAAACTCTGCAAATGCCATAAGAGCGATACACCGAAATGATCTGATCAGCGCAAAATCTTTGATTGAATCAGCTAGAAATCAAGTAGCAGATACAAAAACGATACTTGAGGATTATCCCGAGTTATATTTCACCGGATATACATTAGATGCTCAGAAAGAGTATGCAGAAGCCTGTTTTGTTTACGCTGTGATAGTTAAACAAGAGTTGCCCATACCTGGGGAAATGCAGATTGAAACATCTTCTTTTCTCAACGGTTTGGCAGAAGGTGCAAGTGAACTTCGCCGGTACATATTGGACTCTCTTAGAAAAGAAGATGTTTCTCGCACAGAAGAATTTATGGAATGGATGGATGAAGTCTATAACTTGCTTGTGTTGATTGACTTTCCTGATGCATTGACTTCCGGTTTACGGCGTACCACGGATCAACTTCGAGGGGTTTTAGAAAGAACTAGAGGTGATTTGACTATGACGTTGCGCCAGAGGCGGTTAGAGAAATTGCTGGAAGCATTGGAAGGAAAATTTTAG
- a CDS encoding sodium-translocating pyrophosphatase, translating into MDGLVLALAAGVLAIVFAGYLAKRVLSADEGTDRMQEIGAAIQEGANAFLKREYTVLAGFVVIVFGVLLTLGYLQDEQSPETAIAYLVGAIASAITGFVGMRIAVKSNMRTAAAAQHGLNKALRVAFSSGGVMGTTVVGIGILGTAILWMIFEDPKIVAGFSFGASSIALFARVGGGIYTKAADVGGDLAGKVEAGIPEDDPRNAAVIADNVGDNVGDVAGMGADLFESYVGSIIAALALAATASAFITSDSPVDNLYILPFLIASVGIVASILGTFIVRTGETANIGSLLWSLRRGIFAASLLALLGSFGAIYWLLEIESSLGVEKVWQLWGAVAVGLVAGVIIGVSTEYYTSYEYKPTKGIAARSVTGPATIIITGFATGMLSTVIPLIVIAVAVLGAYELAGVYGIAIAAVGMLSTLGITLATDAYGPVADNAGAIAEQAHLDPEVRERTDALDSLGNTTAATGKGFAIGSAVLTSLALMAAYAEVVGLDAIDLLKVSTLVGLLIGALMPFVFSALTMEAVGRAAQDMVEEVRRQFNEIPGLREGKEGVRAEYAKCVDISTKGALREMIIPGLLAVIVPIVVGLIPFLGAEAVGGLLIGSIAAGSLLAITMANAGGAWDNAKKFIEAGAHGGKGTDEHAAAVVGDTVGDPFKDTSGPSLNILIKLMAIVAVVFGSTFVS; encoded by the coding sequence ATGGACGGCTTAGTTTTGGCCTTAGCGGCTGGAGTTTTAGCGATAGTGTTTGCGGGATATCTTGCTAAACGGGTTCTAAGTGCAGATGAAGGAACAGATCGGATGCAAGAAATTGGCGCTGCAATTCAGGAAGGTGCGAATGCTTTTTTGAAACGTGAATATACGGTCCTAGCGGGCTTTGTTGTGATCGTTTTTGGTGTACTTTTAACACTAGGTTATCTTCAAGATGAGCAGAGCCCTGAGACTGCAATCGCTTATTTAGTGGGTGCAATTGCATCTGCAATAACAGGGTTTGTGGGTATGCGTATAGCTGTTAAATCCAATATGAGGACCGCAGCAGCAGCGCAACACGGCTTAAATAAAGCTTTGCGGGTAGCTTTTTCTAGCGGTGGAGTTATGGGAACTACCGTCGTCGGGATAGGGATACTTGGGACTGCAATATTATGGATGATTTTTGAGGATCCCAAAATAGTTGCGGGATTTAGCTTTGGCGCATCCAGCATTGCTTTATTTGCACGTGTTGGTGGAGGTATATATACCAAGGCTGCTGACGTTGGTGGAGATCTTGCGGGCAAAGTAGAAGCGGGTATTCCCGAAGATGACCCCCGCAATGCTGCAGTTATCGCAGATAATGTAGGTGATAACGTAGGAGATGTTGCAGGGATGGGAGCGGATTTATTTGAATCTTACGTTGGTTCAATAATTGCGGCTTTGGCGCTTGCTGCTACGGCTAGTGCCTTTATTACTTCTGACAGCCCTGTAGATAATTTGTACATACTACCTTTCCTTATAGCTTCGGTTGGTATTGTGGCTTCAATTTTAGGTACGTTTATTGTTCGTACAGGAGAAACTGCAAATATTGGAAGCTTATTATGGTCGCTACGTCGAGGAATATTTGCTGCTTCGCTACTTGCTCTTTTAGGATCATTTGGAGCTATTTATTGGTTGTTAGAAATTGAATCTTCCTTAGGTGTCGAGAAAGTTTGGCAGTTATGGGGGGCAGTAGCAGTAGGTCTTGTTGCAGGCGTGATTATTGGGGTAAGTACGGAGTATTACACTAGCTATGAGTACAAGCCGACTAAAGGTATCGCCGCTCGTTCCGTTACTGGACCTGCAACAATTATTATCACGGGTTTTGCTACAGGAATGCTTAGTACAGTCATACCCTTAATAGTGATTGCTGTTGCGGTACTTGGAGCTTACGAGCTAGCAGGAGTTTATGGCATAGCTATCGCTGCAGTTGGAATGCTGTCTACCTTAGGCATAACGCTTGCTACTGACGCTTACGGACCAGTTGCTGATAACGCCGGAGCTATTGCAGAACAGGCTCATCTCGACCCTGAAGTGAGGGAACGTACTGACGCTCTAGATTCCCTCGGGAATACTACAGCTGCAACGGGTAAAGGCTTTGCAATAGGTTCTGCAGTATTAACATCTTTGGCTTTGATGGCAGCTTATGCCGAAGTCGTAGGTTTGGATGCAATTGATTTGTTGAAAGTATCAACGCTAGTTGGGCTTTTAATCGGAGCTTTGATGCCATTTGTGTTCAGCGCGCTTACTATGGAAGCTGTAGGTCGTGCTGCCCAGGACATGGTTGAAGAAGTACGAAGGCAATTCAATGAAATCCCTGGATTGCGCGAAGGTAAAGAAGGTGTTCGTGCAGAATATGCTAAATGCGTGGATATAAGCACAAAAGGTGCGCTGCGTGAAATGATTATCCCTGGCTTGCTAGCGGTTATTGTTCCCATTGTGGTCGGATTAATACCATTTTTGGGAGCAGAAGCGGTAGGAGGTTTACTTATTGGATCTATTGCTGCTGGCTCTCTTCTTGCAATTACGATGGCTAATGCTGGAGGAGCATGGGACAATGCGAAAAAATTTATTGAAGCAGGAGCCCACGGTGGCAAAGGTACCGACGAACATGCAGCTGCGGTTGTAGGTGATACAGTCGGAGACCCATTTAAAGACACTTCAGGGCCATCGCTGAATATTTTGATAAAATTAATGGCAATTGTTGCTGTAGTGTTTGGTAGTACTTTTGTTTCTTAA
- a CDS encoding SDR family oxidoreductase yields MNLNIAGKNALVTGGTRGIGLAVANALADEGVNVALCSRNEEEATNTANNIRTSKGVKSLGIRADTGVSLDIQSMVEITFQNLGGIDILINNAARVGGTGGPDTLSSLNEEMLQNDFDVKILGYLRCAKAVLPYMENSGWGRIINMDGMAARNAAGISGGMRNAAVMNFTKVMSEEVGVMGITVNAVHPAVSKTEALIQRLEANAKRDGVTIEEAEQKIAKNNAIKRLVTSEEIASIVTFLCSQQAGCITGEAVAPAGGNSRSVFY; encoded by the coding sequence GTGAATTTAAATATTGCCGGTAAAAATGCTTTAGTTACTGGAGGAACACGAGGTATCGGGCTTGCTGTAGCGAATGCATTAGCTGACGAGGGAGTTAACGTTGCTTTGTGCTCGCGCAATGAGGAAGAGGCGACAAATACCGCTAATAATATACGTACTTCTAAGGGCGTAAAATCTTTAGGCATTCGTGCAGATACAGGTGTTTCCTTAGATATTCAGAGTATGGTTGAGATTACGTTTCAAAATCTCGGTGGTATAGACATTCTTATCAATAACGCTGCGCGAGTTGGTGGCACCGGAGGCCCTGACACTCTCAGTTCCCTAAATGAAGAAATGCTTCAAAATGATTTTGACGTGAAAATATTGGGGTATTTAAGGTGCGCTAAAGCAGTGCTGCCCTATATGGAAAACTCGGGATGGGGTCGAATAATTAATATGGATGGCATGGCGGCACGCAATGCGGCTGGAATTAGTGGAGGCATGCGGAACGCAGCTGTAATGAATTTCACCAAAGTAATGTCTGAAGAAGTTGGAGTTATGGGTATCACTGTGAATGCTGTTCACCCTGCTGTTAGTAAGACAGAAGCCTTGATCCAAAGACTTGAGGCAAATGCAAAGAGAGATGGAGTTACGATAGAGGAAGCCGAGCAAAAAATTGCAAAAAATAATGCTATTAAAAGACTCGTTACTTCAGAAGAAATAGCATCGATTGTTACTTTCCTTTGTTCCCAGCAGGCTGGCTGTATAACTGGAGAAGCAGTTGCACCTGCAGGTGGTAATTCAAGAAGTGTATTCTATTAA
- the dcd gene encoding dCTP deaminase, with the protein MVLSDRTIREELAKGRIVINPLEEGCIQPASVDLHLDRNLLVFRNNKIPYIDVRASSERLTDMVTMADDDPFMLHPGEFVLGSTLEHVEVPSDLVARLEGKSSLGRIGLLIHSTAGYVDPGWKGHLTLELSNVSNFPITLYHRMKIGQISFLKLTTPADVLYGSAELGSKYQGQQDPTPSKVHLDFDKTEGHA; encoded by the coding sequence ATGGTCCTTAGTGACCGAACAATACGAGAAGAATTGGCAAAAGGCCGTATAGTTATTAACCCTCTTGAGGAAGGTTGTATTCAGCCTGCAAGCGTTGATTTGCATTTGGATCGTAATTTACTAGTTTTTAGGAATAATAAGATTCCCTATATAGACGTACGTGCGAGTAGTGAACGCCTTACTGATATGGTAACTATGGCTGATGATGACCCGTTTATGCTGCACCCTGGTGAATTTGTCCTTGGTAGCACTCTTGAGCATGTTGAAGTCCCTTCTGACCTAGTAGCTAGATTGGAAGGTAAAAGTTCTCTTGGGAGAATCGGTTTGCTAATTCATTCAACTGCAGGCTATGTAGACCCAGGGTGGAAGGGTCACTTAACGTTGGAATTGAGTAATGTTTCTAATTTCCCAATAACTCTCTATCATCGTATGAAAATAGGTCAAATTTCATTCTTGAAATTAACAACACCTGCAGACGTTCTTTATGGATCTGCCGAATTAGGGTCCAAGTACCAAGGCCAGCAAGACCCGACTCCAAGTAAAGTCCATTTGGATTTTGATAAAACTGAGGGTCACGCTTAA
- the ribD gene encoding bifunctional diaminohydroxyphosphoribosylaminopyrimidine deaminase/5-amino-6-(5-phosphoribosylamino)uracil reductase RibD has product MLSQNQYMSRAIELAQMASGHTSPNPPVGAVLVKNDQIIGEGYTLPAGQDHAEIVALKNAGSNALGSELYVTLEPCDHFGRTPPCTRAIIDAGVRKVHIALMDPAPHTKGLGVRSLESAGIQVSIYEPTQQSLQLVEAFAKHITTEFPFVVAKFAMSLDGKIATKLGESQWISNEDSRAYAHILRSECDAVIVGIGTVIKDNPRLTARVKTPLVKQPLRVVLDSAGRFPRSSAMLKEEGETLIVVSNEEAASRIKLMGLDVFIAPNSEGAIDISTLLKELGRRGIVSVLIEGGANVLGSVFEARLVDKVVVFIAPRIIGGLGSPSPVLGDGIDVLANAVNLIDVRVTELNGDIVVVGYMPG; this is encoded by the coding sequence TTGTTGTCTCAAAATCAATACATGAGTCGCGCAATTGAACTTGCTCAAATGGCGAGTGGGCATACAAGTCCGAACCCTCCAGTGGGTGCCGTCCTTGTTAAGAATGATCAAATAATAGGAGAAGGGTACACTTTGCCTGCTGGTCAAGATCATGCCGAAATCGTTGCTCTGAAGAATGCTGGTTCTAATGCGTTGGGTTCTGAATTATATGTAACGCTTGAACCTTGCGACCACTTTGGTAGAACGCCGCCATGCACAAGAGCCATCATCGATGCAGGGGTTAGAAAAGTTCACATAGCTTTAATGGACCCTGCACCGCATACCAAGGGACTAGGTGTTAGGAGCCTCGAATCTGCCGGAATTCAAGTTTCAATTTACGAACCCACACAACAATCTCTTCAATTAGTGGAGGCATTTGCTAAGCATATAACAACGGAATTTCCTTTTGTGGTAGCAAAATTTGCTATGAGTTTGGATGGGAAAATTGCCACAAAATTAGGTGAATCTCAATGGATTTCTAACGAGGATTCAAGGGCATACGCTCATATACTCCGCTCAGAATGCGATGCGGTAATTGTAGGTATAGGAACAGTGATAAAAGACAATCCTAGACTTACAGCCAGAGTGAAAACTCCGTTGGTTAAGCAGCCTCTCAGAGTTGTTCTTGATAGCGCCGGGCGCTTCCCTCGTTCTTCAGCGATGCTGAAAGAGGAAGGCGAAACTTTAATAGTAGTTTCTAACGAGGAGGCCGCTAGTCGCATTAAATTAATGGGCTTGGATGTTTTTATTGCTCCTAATTCAGAGGGGGCAATAGATATTTCGACACTACTCAAGGAATTAGGACGTAGAGGCATTGTATCTGTTTTAATAGAGGGAGGCGCTAACGTTTTAGGTTCTGTATTTGAAGCGCGACTTGTCGATAAAGTCGTCGTATTTATTGCACCTAGAATTATTGGAGGCTTAGGATCACCATCGCCTGTATTAGGGGACGGTATTGATGTACTTGCAAACGCAGTAAACTTGATAGATGTTCGGGTAACTGAACTAAATGGAGATATTGTGGTCGTGGGCTATATGCCGGGTTAA
- a CDS encoding riboflavin synthase has translation MFTGIVEELGKVIEIMPNHLCIEGHVVMEALEISDSISINGVCLTVVAIENNSLCVDLSAETLRRTNLGFVEEGQSVNLERAVTPSTRMGGHIVQGHVDTCGTVVDLSGSTTDYVLKISLDEDYSKYIVGKGFIAIDGVSLTVVETIDNEFTIAVIPYTLENTVLKSRKLGDLVNIEIDIFAKYIERFISAKQG, from the coding sequence ATGTTTACTGGAATAGTTGAAGAGCTTGGTAAGGTAATTGAGATAATGCCCAATCATTTGTGCATTGAAGGGCATGTTGTTATGGAAGCGCTTGAAATCAGCGATTCAATTTCTATCAATGGTGTATGTTTGACTGTCGTTGCTATAGAAAATAATTCGCTATGCGTTGACTTAAGTGCTGAAACTCTTAGGCGTACTAACTTGGGATTTGTCGAGGAAGGCCAATCAGTGAATTTAGAAAGAGCAGTAACCCCTTCAACCAGAATGGGAGGGCATATTGTACAAGGCCATGTAGACACCTGTGGGACAGTTGTGGATTTATCGGGGTCAACTACTGACTATGTATTAAAAATTAGCCTTGACGAAGATTATTCAAAATACATTGTGGGGAAAGGGTTTATAGCTATCGATGGAGTAAGTCTTACAGTGGTTGAGACTATTGATAATGAATTTACGATTGCGGTAATCCCATATACTTTAGAGAATACGGTCTTGAAATCGCGTAAACTTGGAGATTTGGTAAATATAGAGATAGATATTTTTGCGAAATATATAGAGCGCTTTATAAGCGCTAAGCAAGGTTAA